GAAGCAGGTTCATCCTGACACCGGGATCTCTTCGAAGGCGATGGGCATCATGAACTCTTTCGTCAACGATATCTTCGAGCGCATCGCCGGTGAGTCGTCTCGTCTCGCTCACTACAACAAGCGCTCCACCATCACTTCCCGAGAGATCCAGACCGCCGTGCGTCTGCTGCTGCCCGGGGAGCTGGCCAAACACGCCGTGTCTGAGGGCACCAAGGCCGTCACCAAGTACACCAGCTCCAAGTAGAACAGTCGGAGGCTGTGAAacaccccaaaggctcttttaagagccgcCCATCTTCTCACTGAAAGAGCTTCTAATCGGTACTGAGGCTTTATTagactaattttaacaaattatataacTTTTGTCTTTCTCAGTTTGAGCAGggctttatttttacagtttttattgtaagtTTCTGTTTTGCAAGACTGGATTTGTGCACAACAGCACAATTGTGGTCATTTGTTTTAACAAAGTGATTTAATGAGCTTGTGTTGAGAGTTGTATTTATTGATGCATATTTTTGATACAAGATTTTGAAAGCTTAAGACTCTTGCTGATCAACGCAAATACAGTGCAGGAAAAATTCAAGAGTTATTTTGCTTAGTTCCATAATTTTGTCAGTGGTTTTGTCAAACAGATGAAAATGACTGACTTAGACTGGATAAGAGAGGGTGAAAGTGATTCATGTGGACTACACAGAGGAGCGGTTAAAAACCGTATTTCTTCCACTGTCTTCAGTCGGTTACGCCAAAACTGAAGCCTTTCTCAGAGCACTGCAATCAAACATCACTTCACTGAACCCTGTTGATTATTCACAGAAGATCACAGAACTTACAAGAGTTATGTAAAGTTTAAACATCTGTGTCAGCAGCAGCATCCCCTGGTTCTGCATCAGGTCAGACCTAATATTGTGAACAGGGTCGCTGTGGATGTCCGTTTAAAAACCTCTTCTGTGGGTCTGAGCAATACATGTTAATAGACgattcacctaaaaaaaaaaaaaataagaaagcaaCTTGCATGCCAATACATTACGTTTTTAAAAGTCAGGTTCAGTGGAGACAAACTCTTACATTGTTATTAGATTTTCTGGTttgtattttctgaaaatatgTCTCTCATTATCTAGATTTGTGATTTACAACCAATAGCCTTTTGGAGACTTACTGAACCTGCCTcagcaaaaagaaaaattgaCTATGAAAATCGTGTTTTCCAGTCAAAATGGGAAACAGATGAACCTTTTACAGAGTTCAAGGGAGCACAAATGTGCTGTTtgtctggaaaaaaaatctgcaatgaATCTGCCGTTACACCACAAAGAGAAGTGTGAATAATACACCGGTGACGCCAGCATTGctctcacatcacacacaaaaaagtaaaataaaacctcAACAAAACCTTTTTGCAAAATGCcttaaaattcaaaaaacaacaataaaatatatcttatGCGGTTTCACTTGTGCTTGTGCAAAAGCAGTGCACGATTGAGATGCTTAATcatttgaaaacaaagaaaatgaccAAGAACTTTGAATCAGTATCTGTGTCACGCCAAACACTAGCATGTCGAATTACTGACATCCAATATCAAACCAAGGAAAGCTGAAACACACAATCAACAATTGTAGATAGTTTTCTCTCGCGCTGGATGATAAGCTCCTGATCTTTGCGGGAACGATCACAGAGAACTTTGAAATGCATAGGAGCTGTTAGACTTAGCTTTCATTCACCACAAAGTGACATGACAACCTCACGCACTCATTTCTGTTGGTAATCACAGTAAAATCACTCGAATGTGGTACACAGAGTGTGAATCTGTAGATTTATTATGGCAAACCTGAAAATCTATTTAATACAATTATCCCCttcaatttaattgtataattattatatcaaatCTATGACACTTCTTTTCTTCTCACTACATCTAAAACAGTGTCCACAGAGAGAGgggttttgctgcttgatattcaAAATTGGTGTGTCACATTATTTTAATAGTCTTAAATATGAACACACTGgcttgtagtgcaaacagttttaccatttactgcatgtTGTTCTTCTCGTTATTTGCTGGTTTGAATCCCTtttcactggtaggtctttcagggtgtcttggggaggggaggtatccaaagcacatcagctggtctctggggttcctcagggatccgttcttggacccctcctcttctccatatacacgaCATCaatgggtcccatcatacaggcacatggcttctcctaccattgctatgctgatgacacacagctctatctttcatttcaaccagatgatccaacggtagctgcacggatctcaggctgcctggtggacatgtcagcatggatgaaagaatatcacctacagctcaacctggcaaagagaggaactgagcttcttgtcttccctgccactcccaaactctacagcatgatttctccatccagctaggtccTTCTACAGTTACTCCATCAACTtaagtcagaaatcttggtgtaatctttgatgaccagttGACATTCAAAGAACACATTGTAAacactgctcgatcttgcaggatTGCATTGCACAGCATCAGAACGATCAGAcaattctcgttcaccattcctggctggtggaatgatcttcaaGCCCCTATCCGGAATGATGAATCCCTGACAATcttcaagtgacagctgaaaactcatctcttccgaaGCTACTTGACTTTATCATAAAcgttctttctctttatttattccttctctttctaggtTATTtctatttgaacaatgtctagcacttcctgtgtctgtttgcctctttaagatgaatcaCTTTAtatattccccaattgtaagttgctttggataaaagcgtctgcataatgactaaatataaagtaatgtaatgttattttccTATAGCGGCTGATGAACCGGAGGTCTCGCCCACAGGCTTACTTCTGCAAaaaggtggattttttttttttttttaatgataaaaagagattgttttattaaaggcAACACTTAATAATACCTCAAGCAAGGTTGTTTTTCAAGGACACGTGTGTTTCATAAGGTTTTTGGAGTTGATGTAGCAGCAGATTTGTTTTCTCTGTAGACGCTAATAGAAGCTGCTTCAGGAGAATATAATAATCcaaacatttcaaatcatttccTCAGAAACTGGAAGATGCTGTTGACATATCATGGTTGTGACACAGGAAATATTAACATTAGGATTTAAAATCTTCTAAAACTATAAAACTGAGCAGAGCCTGTGTGCTGCACTGATGTACTCTGCACGAGGAGGAATGTGAAGAGGGTCCTTCAGAGTCACAGCTGCCCCTCATATTCCCTgatgcttttacattttaatgaagctCTGACGGTGAGGACAAACAGTGAGGACACAACTTTAAAACCTCACTTGTGAGGTTATATGATGGTGGCTTCACTCTCTTTCTGATGGCCCTCTCCCTTTGCGGCACTGAGATCAAGTCAGTGAATGTGGCAGCCTTTGCCCAAGCCCTGCTGAACACCGCAAAGAACTCCATCCTTGACATCTTCTGCCCAGCCAACATCCTCGTACTACTTCCTCCCTTCCTGGTCCCAGTGGTGTTTTAGACTCTTGCAGAGGTAGGATGTCCGCCTGTTTGAGCACATGGGTTGTGTGGGCAGGTAGCACATGATGTGCACATTCTTGCTCTTCAGGAGCTTAATAAACTCCAGGTTTCCCTCCCTGTTTTATCTTTGTATCCTTTCCTCTCTGGTCCTTGCTcctcctctcttttctctctttctgtctcctctcatttcctctgcattCCTTTCTCCTCTCACTTCCTCTCGCTTCCTTCTCGTTTGCCATactcactgtaaataaaatgtctacTGCCATTATtactgttgggggggggggggggtcatggtgtgtgtgtgtgtgtgtgtgtgtgtgtgtgtgtgtgtgtgtgtgtactgtgcgtGCCGTgcgtgcgggtgtgtgtgtgtggtgtgtgtgagagagatagtgtgACACCCatcacactcacccacacactcaacacatgtgtagtgtgtttgtgagtgacaCAGATGAGGCCCATTTCACCTCAGTGGGGTTAAGTTAAATTGGCCGCAAAGAAAAACATccactttttcaaaaaaatatgttcCTATACCAAACTAACAACATTATTTCTGATTGATGCCATCAAGACAGATATTAcacatagttattttttttattaataaatttatcaTCCTTATAATAGTTTAGTTAGATTTGGTATGCCAGGCTACTTACCGTGCAGCTTTCTGGTGCAGGTCTTGATAAGAATTATTGCCCCGCCCCCACCATAGCAACCATAAAACCAATCAAATCACCTGTTACTTTCAAGCAACATGTTATGACAACAGTTTTAAAATCCTTTGTAGTCATTGGTTCTAAATTCCAGAGGGCTGGGAACCCCAAACCTTAAAATGGCCCATTTTACCTGATatcactcatatatatatatatatatatctatagatatatatcatatatataatcatcatataatatatatatattatatattatatagattgttttttttttttttttttttttttttttttttttttttttttttgttttttcaaataaagaagTTGTGTGGTATGGAAATCAGCacttatttcaattttaatctgatgtttttttttaacgaagTTTATGGATCGGATATAATCGATCtgaaatgcaatgaaatgcaCGTTTTAATAGAAGTTTACATTGAGAGTCGGTGTGTCCGTTGAGCTTGCTCTTGCGCGTGAGGCCGGGCGCGCGCGTCGGGAGCGGGGCATCATGGCGAGGGCGAGCCTGGACGTGGATTTCTCTGATCTCCAGACTGCTGGAGGGTGAGTGAGTGGccttcatcctcatcttcatcatcatctcccTCTCCGCGCGGTTCGCATCTGACTCCGCGCGTCGAGTTTACTGCTGCGGGTTTTATTGCAGACTCGCGATCGTTCTCGCGCTTTCTGACCGAGGAGTCCTGTGGTTTGCGCGCGGCCTGCGACAACAAACCGACGGAAAACAAACACGACTAGAGCCTTATTCTTTCGAGTAGATGCTGTCGCTAAACACGGACGAGCCGAGTCTAAACACTCCGCTGAACCATCCATAAAGATTAATAACAGCATCtgagagctgaataaataatctttccattgatgtatggtttgttaggaggacagtaTTTGTCTGAGACacaactatttggaaatctggaatctgagggagcaaaaaaatctaaatattgagaaaatcatctttaaagttgttcaaatgaggttcttagcaatatcaaatcaaaaatctaatcaaaaattacgctttgatatatttacggtaggtaTATGATACTGTAggtaatgatttttgtcataaaagagaaatgtataattgtgacccatacaatgtattgttgtctattgctacaaatatacctgtgctactgatgactgcttctgtgctgcagggacacatgtaTACGCTGCTAGATTTAGACACtattcagactaccctagcaactttatttttttctctctctctctcttttttttttttttttcaaaaagcacctaaaaaaaaacttattttagctTGTATGCATAATTGTTGTTCAGTTAGGTACACTGtaaggagaaagaaaaacagcagtaCACTGCTTAAATCTAGCTGTTTTAACTAGTTAATAGAAAACACATGAAATGTGTAACCGTTAATAATTCAGTGTTATAAAGAAATTCAGTCATACGAGCTGTTACTTTTACctaatttaaaatagtttgtttataatatttttatgaacaaatacaaaaaaaaaaaaaaaaagcttttagttGAGATTTGAGTAATCTGGTTGTGTATTCTACATAAAAAGCACAGTTTTGTGTCGTGGTTATACGTCTGTTAGCAACAAATGATCTGCGTTCAGCTGCTTCCCTGAAGATGACACGCAGCAAAACCTCACTGTGATGCTTTCTCCTGAATATGAAACACAGTCGAGGAGTCTTAGGAAGATCTCAAGGCAGACTTTTAGGAGTTTTACAGTAATACTATTTTAAAAGCTGCAGAGAAACACAAAAGCACTCGTGAGATTTATTAGAGCTGTGGATTATTAGAGTTGAGTATGGATTGAATTTGATCAGTTCTGATTCTGCTTATTGATTCAGCTTctcagtaagattaaaaaataaataaataaatcagatttaaaaaataatgagtaaaacatttagatgtcaaacatacttattctgtatttttacaaaGTTTGGGACTTTTGcagatggtttaaaaaaaaataccacagccAGAACATCGAATATACATCTCAAACATGAGATAAGACATGTAAAGAGTCAGCAATAAATTAGCAGTAGCATAAATAACACCACACAGCAATTAGCATagcataaataaacaacaactgaACACATTCCAGGTGCAGAAATTGAAATCAAAAGATCAGAAATAGGGCCTATCGAATTTTTGTATtttcccaaataaaaaaaatctggatgGATCCTCtgattaaagttacaaaagaggTGAAGTGTGCTCACTGAGCTGCTGGGAGTGTCAGACTCGGATTCAGACTGAAGCTGCTGCTGCTCGAGTTCATTTTTCAGCGGCTCGCTGATCGCTGAAGGCTTATTGAGTTTCATTGGCATAACAAAATAATCTGTGACTGTGAATTGTgttgacagaaacacacagacgTTTCTCTGAATATCTGCTCGTAAGATGCGAGCTGAACAGGTTTGAATGAGAGTAAAGAGACAGAGGTTGTGTtcacttttaatgtgttttttatattaactttcGAGTCATAGCTCATTTACATAGAACAAATACGTCACTGAGGAACAATAACGTGTATGCCTCTTGATCAATGCCACGGTATTTTAAGATTTATGcaggtttgtgtgtatatgtgatcTACTATCTATGAACACACCACAGAGTCTGGTATCCTCTGTGtgaagtgtgttgtgtgtgtgtttgtgtgtgtgtgtgtgtgttgtgtgtgtgtgtttgtgtgtgattcgCCAGATATGgtgaaaaaaaaccttcatttacgAAGACCCCAAATTTTGGTTCGTCCACCCCTGgaagaaaatgtctttaaatagTCAGGATGGTGTTTATCAGAgtcagaaccacacacacacacacacacacactttctctcacaGACACTCTCCTCACAAACACTTCTcatctctcacagacacacacatgatCTTATCAATACAAATACTAAATCTGATACTTGTCCCCGCGGTCTTGGTGATTCAGATGCTGATACCGGggaaagatgcatttttttttgcagctggGTTGGGGCGTtaaagcagccaatcagaatgcagcgtgtgagttctgtgtgtgtgataaacATCAGATGGTCTGGGCtgaactctctgtgtgtgtgtgtgtgtgtgtgtatggtgtgggtgtgtgtgtgtgtgtgtgtgaaattttaTAGTGAGGTGAGTGTAAATGTAGGGATCTTCTAAAATAACGTCCAGATGGCGTGCTAAAGCGAAAAATGTGAAGTTTGGTCGAGTTGGAAGAGATTTtggggttgtgtgtgtgaaacGCTGCTGTGTGCTGTTTCCCGTGCGAGGATGCCGTCCCGGGAAATCGTTCAGATGACGAGGCGGATTCGGGTTGTCATTAAATCACGCGAATCTTCCTCCAGCAGCCCCTCCTGCTGAGCTGGAGCTCCCCTCAAGATCTCGTGagctgacactcacacacacacacaccacacacacatcaccacatatacacacatatacaccacATGCTCACACACCTCACACCCCACACGCTTtactacacactcacacacatatacaacatGCTCCACGCTCACTCACACTTTTCACACAAAacctcacactctcacacacacagctcacacacacactcacacaatatccaaaagctccacactcacacacaaacgctAAAACTTCACACCAgctacatacacactcacactctgttTCACtcactccaaacacacacactccactctcgctcacacacaacacacatgctCATCACATCTCACACAAACcgctcacactctcacacacacacaccacacacacacactccacacatatacacactgtcACACATTCCAAACACACGGcttactcacacactcacacacatatacacacatgctcCCGCTCACTCACACTCTCCACAAACACGCTCACACTCTCCCaaaacacgctcacacacacactcaccccatATACCACTGCTCACACACCAACCCCACGCTCACCTCTCACACACCTCCCATCACACTCACACTCTGTCTCACTCActccacacaccccacacactaCACTCTCgctcacaacaccacacacatgtCACTCACACTCTCAACAAACACGctcacactctcacaccacaccacaccccacacactcacacactatacacacatgccccacacactcacacacaaaacctctcactcacacactcacaactcCACATGTCACAAAGTTCCACTCACACTCTCACCCTTTACCCTCTTTTTTCACACACCGatcacacccccaccccccaaccaacCTCCTTTCTCCCCTCCACACACAACATCCTCACCACCACCCataccacccccccccaccccccccccccccccttcccaaACGACACACAACCCCCAGCCAATTTTGCCCACCCACCACCCCCCCACACCCatccccacccccaccccaatTCTCCTTTTCTAACAACCCCCCCCTCCCATTCCCCCCCTCTCACAACACcccaaccacccacccaccccacccccccacccccccccccccccaccccacccacaccCCCCTACCCAAACCCCCACCACGCCCCATCCCCCACCCTCCCTCACCCCCCCCCCGCCCCACTTCAACCACAACCCCCCCTACCTCTCTACCTCCACATACCCCCCTGGCGTACACCCCTACACCCACCACCCCCACCCACCAAAACACCATCACCAACCCAAACACACGGGACGTCCTCCACTCCACACAAAACCGCtcacctctcacacacaccgCTCCCCCACAAACACCAACCAtatacacacatgctcacacatcacacacaccgctctcactcacacaccacacacttttcaaaaatgcTCCCGCTCACTCAACTCTCACCCCCAGCTCACACTTCACACCCACCACCCCCAAAACCCCACAACATATACACAATCTCCACCCCCCCTCACCCCcctcctcacacactcacaaacacacattcccACCCCGCTCCCTCCCCTCTCACACAAACACGCTCCAAAATctcacacacaccccccacacacaaccacacaataCACACATCTCACACCCACAACACACGTAAAACCTACACACGTCACTTAAAACTCACACTctgtctcactcactcacacacacacacacacccacttccTCACCAAAACCCCAACAGCTCACTCACACTTCACACAACCGCTcacccctccacacacacacccacacccctcACACAATTCAACaggtcacactcacacacaccgctCTCACTCACACAACCCACCACATATAAAACACAATCTCACCCTCACTCACACTCTCCCAAACCCCGCCCCATCTCCCAAAACCCCACGCTCCCACCACCCCACACTAACCACATGCTCACCCACTCCACACACGCCACACTCCAAAACGCTCACATAACACTCCCCCTCTGTCTCACCACTCACACACCCCAAACCCCTCTGCTCACCAACACACAACATGCCACTCACCTCTCCACAAACCCGCCACCtctcacacacaaccacacacacacaccccctccaCACCAGCTCACACACAACTCACAAAATCACCGTCACACTCTCACCCCGGCTACCCCACCCCACTCGTTCTCACTCCCAACACACACCCCCAcctcacactcgctcacacaccacacaaaactcctcacactctcacacaaccGTCACCtctcaacacacaacacaacaccgcTCACACCcgctcacaacacaacacaaaaccccACCACAACGCTCACACTCCACACCTCAATACACACTCACTCCCTCTGTCTCACTCCTACCACACACCACCAACACTCAACACGCCACTCACacttcccaaacacacacactcccacacaaacccatctcacacacacccaaaaaactCACACTCTAAAACACGTCAAACCCCCCCCCTCACTACATCTGTcttcccca
This window of the Cyprinus carpio isolate SPL01 unplaced genomic scaffold, ASM1834038v1 S000006494, whole genome shotgun sequence genome carries:
- the LOC122143733 gene encoding histone H2B-like, yielding MPEPAKSAPKKGSKKAVTKTAAKGGKKRRKSRKESYAIYVYKVLKQVHPDTGISSKAMGIMNSFVNDIFERIAGESSRLAHYNKRSTITSREIQTAVRLLLPGELAKHAVSEGTKAVTKYTSSK